A window of the Elusimicrobiota bacterium genome harbors these coding sequences:
- a CDS encoding MiaB/RimO family radical SAM methylthiotransferase — translation MKVYFKTIGCRVNQVETQSLLEKFAALGHSATSDLVSADLVLINSCSVTEYADRDAVKFLKKIAGSNPKARIAVTGCLATLDPKKILSIAPAALIFNNTDKEKIPFELCGAPFKPDAFAVSRFEGRTRAFVKLQDGCNLVCSYCLVPKARSSISSKPALAAENEIKNLIMAGFKEIVLCGTRLGMYNCPETGLDLGGLMERLLALPGEFRLRFSSLEPMEISEGLMTILARGGKKFCPYFHLPLQSGSDKVLKEMRRPYDTASYLCKVGFIRAVFPCAGLYTDVITGYPSETLQDFDDTLAFIKRCEFSGLHIFSYSSRPGTAAASLKPLSPQIVKARSAALHELDAELRAVFAASMIGGELEVLILKNQADPALLAREAELNPPADIFHTGSFPQKGGASRSLGLADNFLNISVEGRLEPGGLYNVKITGAESGCCLGEVVGAGSRNQ, via the coding sequence GTGAAAGTTTACTTTAAAACCATTGGGTGCCGCGTTAATCAGGTGGAAACTCAGAGCCTGCTTGAAAAGTTCGCCGCCCTGGGGCACAGCGCCACCTCGGACCTGGTTTCGGCGGACCTGGTACTGATCAATTCCTGCAGCGTCACCGAATACGCCGATCGCGACGCCGTAAAATTCCTTAAAAAGATAGCCGGCTCAAACCCCAAAGCGCGCATAGCCGTCACCGGCTGCCTGGCCACCCTTGACCCCAAAAAAATACTTTCCATCGCGCCCGCCGCGCTTATTTTCAACAACACCGACAAAGAAAAGATCCCATTCGAACTTTGCGGCGCGCCTTTCAAGCCCGATGCTTTCGCCGTAAGCCGTTTTGAAGGTCGCACGCGGGCTTTTGTGAAATTGCAGGATGGCTGCAATCTGGTATGCAGTTACTGCCTGGTTCCCAAAGCGCGCAGTTCTATAAGTTCAAAGCCCGCTTTGGCGGCTGAAAATGAAATTAAAAATCTGATCATGGCGGGATTTAAAGAAATAGTGCTTTGCGGCACGCGGCTTGGCATGTATAACTGCCCTGAAACCGGCCTTGATCTGGGCGGTTTAATGGAGCGCCTGCTGGCACTTCCAGGCGAGTTCCGTTTAAGGTTCTCTTCGCTCGAGCCGATGGAGATTTCCGAGGGTCTGATGACGATCCTCGCGCGCGGCGGGAAAAAATTCTGCCCGTATTTTCACCTGCCCCTGCAGTCCGGTTCGGACAAGGTTTTAAAAGAGATGCGCCGCCCCTATGACACGGCCTCTTACCTGTGTAAAGTCGGCTTTATAAGGGCGGTTTTTCCGTGCGCGGGTCTTTACACCGACGTTATAACCGGCTACCCCAGCGAAACCCTGCAAGATTTTGACGACACACTGGCGTTTATAAAGCGCTGTGAGTTTTCCGGGCTGCATATTTTCAGCTATTCAAGCAGGCCCGGCACCGCGGCCGCGTCCCTTAAACCGCTTAGCCCCCAAATCGTAAAAGCCCGCTCAGCCGCGCTGCATGAACTGGATGCGGAACTAAGGGCCGTTTTCGCGGCCTCCATGATAGGCGGAGAGCTTGAAGTTCTTATACTCAAAAATCAGGCGGACCCCGCCCTTTTGGCCCGGGAAGCGGAGCTTAACCCTCCCGCCGATATATTCCACACCGGCAGCTTTCCCCAAAAGGGCGGGGCAAGCCGCTCGCTTGGGCTGGCTGATAATTTTTTAAATATCTCCGTGGAGGGCCGCCTTGAACCTGGCGGGCTTTACAATGTAAAAATTACAGGCGCCGAAAGCGGCTGTTGCCTCGGGGAAGTTGTGGGAGCGGGAAGCCGTAACCAATAA